The Nocardioides sp. S-1144 genome includes a region encoding these proteins:
- a CDS encoding SLAC1 family transporter, whose amino-acid sequence MPLLAPRPVRSPVRSPRRSPRRARPVSRAAVVGPAWFTPVMGTGAVALALDVRPLWDAAAALLVGLVVLTAGHARTFLDHPVQRHFLGAAAMAPMVVGAGAPGVPLAALLWAAGTALGVWTAVVVPRRSAGTPLADVGPWWLLPVVPPVVSAATGAVLVPRLPDGGRLPALLLCHALLVLGVLGAGRVLVVLARRVLRHGFGPAAIAPAWLVVLGPLGQSVTAGHHLGERSGLPWLATLTACVGVPVVGAALAWLAVVAVVVVRARPPFTLAWWSATFPVATVVTGAAALGWAPVAGVLLVVLVAGWVVAAGGTLRGLRDGSLLRG is encoded by the coding sequence GTGCCCCTCCTCGCCCCCCGTCCCGTCCGGTCGCCCGTCCGGTCGCCCCGCCGGTCGCCCCGCCGGGCCCGGCCGGTCTCCCGCGCCGCCGTCGTCGGGCCGGCGTGGTTCACCCCCGTGATGGGCACCGGCGCGGTCGCGTTGGCGCTCGACGTCCGCCCGCTGTGGGACGCCGCCGCGGCGCTGCTGGTCGGGCTCGTCGTGCTGACGGCCGGGCACGCCCGCACCTTCCTCGACCACCCCGTGCAGCGGCACTTCCTGGGCGCGGCCGCGATGGCGCCGATGGTGGTCGGGGCGGGGGCGCCGGGCGTGCCGCTCGCCGCGCTGCTCTGGGCGGCGGGCACGGCCCTGGGCGTGTGGACCGCCGTCGTCGTGCCGCGCCGCAGCGCCGGCACGCCCCTGGCCGACGTCGGGCCGTGGTGGCTGCTGCCGGTCGTGCCGCCGGTGGTGTCGGCGGCGACCGGGGCGGTGCTGGTGCCGCGGCTGCCCGACGGAGGACGCCTGCCGGCGCTCCTGCTCTGCCACGCGCTGCTGGTGCTCGGGGTCCTCGGCGCCGGGCGGGTGCTGGTCGTCCTCGCGCGGCGCGTCCTGCGGCACGGGTTCGGCCCGGCCGCGATCGCGCCGGCCTGGCTGGTGGTGCTGGGCCCGCTTGGCCAGTCCGTCACCGCCGGGCACCACCTCGGGGAGCGCTCCGGGCTCCCGTGGCTCGCCACGCTCACGGCGTGCGTCGGGGTGCCGGTCGTCGGTGCCGCGCTGGCCTGGCTGGCGGTGGTCGCCGTCGTGGTGGTGCGGGCCCGGCCGCCGTTCACGCTGGCGTGGTGGTCGGCGACCTTCCCGGTCGCGACGGTCGTCACCGGGGCCGCGGCGCTCGGCTGGGCGCCGGTCGCCGGGGTGCTCCTCGTCGTGCTGGTCGCGGGCTGGGTGGTCGCGGCCGGCGGCACCCTGCGGGGCCTGCGCGACGGGTCACTCCTGCGCGGCTGA
- a CDS encoding LysR substrate-binding domain-containing protein, translating to MALPDLPSLRLLADVARLGSIGAAGREAGISQQSASERLRSMETLTGLTLVQRATSGSTVTAAGRLLVEWSADLLERAEEVEGALRTLRDERSRELHVHASMTVAEHLLPRWLVRLRLERAISASLRATNSEAVVAAVRSGEADVGFVEGAGDLAGLATAVVGSDELALVASPADAWARRRRPLDAAQVAVRPLTSREQGSGTRLVWEQALRAAGADPVEPDSALTTTAAVLATVAAGGPPAFVSRRAAARDVEAGVLVEVPTTGLALNRSFTATWVGGRRPPAGPVRDLLAIAARG from the coding sequence GTGGCCCTGCCCGACCTGCCGTCCCTGCGCCTGCTCGCCGACGTCGCCCGGCTCGGCAGCATCGGCGCCGCGGGCCGGGAGGCCGGCATCTCCCAGCAGTCCGCCTCCGAGCGGCTGCGCTCGATGGAGACCCTCACCGGCCTGACGCTGGTGCAGCGGGCGACGTCCGGCTCGACCGTCACCGCCGCGGGCCGGCTGCTCGTCGAGTGGAGCGCGGACCTGCTGGAGCGCGCCGAGGAGGTCGAGGGGGCGCTGCGGACCCTGCGCGACGAGCGGTCGCGCGAGCTGCACGTGCACGCCTCGATGACCGTCGCCGAGCACCTGCTGCCGCGGTGGCTGGTGCGGCTGCGGCTCGAGCGCGCGATCTCGGCGTCGCTGCGGGCGACCAACTCGGAGGCCGTCGTCGCCGCCGTCCGCTCCGGCGAGGCCGACGTCGGCTTCGTCGAGGGCGCCGGCGACCTGGCCGGCCTCGCGACCGCCGTCGTCGGCTCCGACGAGCTCGCCCTGGTGGCCTCGCCGGCCGACGCGTGGGCCCGGCGCCGGCGTCCGCTGGACGCCGCGCAGGTCGCCGTCCGCCCGCTCACCAGCCGCGAGCAGGGCTCCGGGACCCGGCTCGTCTGGGAGCAGGCGCTGCGGGCGGCGGGCGCCGACCCGGTCGAGCCCGACTCGGCGCTCACCACGACCGCCGCCGTGCTGGCCACGGTCGCCGCCGGCGGCCCGCCGGCGTTCGTCAGCCGGCGCGCGGCCGCCCGCGACGTCGAGGCCGGGGTGCTGGTGGAGGTGCCGACCACCGGGCTCGCCCTGAACCGGTCCTTCACCGCGACCTGGGTCGGCGGACGTCGTCCCCCCGCCGGCCCGGTCCGCGACCTGCTGGCGATCGCGGCGCGGGGCTAG
- a CDS encoding lytic murein transglycosylase, translated as MTRRTTRTRRVATAVPLALVSAAWTTHLASAGPTGASAAVSSTPSSTTGQLPDGSAMPGAPVEYPASLSQPDSATDASGEDFTGVVPAVSTGEIPSAALAAYQRAETVINAADPGCRLSWQLVAAVGRVESNHGRFGGSALGADGVATPAIVGLPLNGRNGTALIADTDAGQYDGDPTFDRAVGPMQFIPSTWAVVGVDADNDGIRDPQDIDDASLAAAVYLCSGAEDLSQTPGQRGAVLRYNHSSSYVDLVLSIMDDYLAGNFGTGPSPSVSAGYVDTSSTAPAVVGPPLPEGTPTLSLDGFGDDDDVQAVGELAPLPTAVGEPTDVGGGAGEPATPEVPTDQPGEEPTGEPSTPPTGEPTGEPTGEPTGEPTGEPTGEPTGEPTDGPTEQVPTEAPLPDPTPLEPMAFEDAVEVCALDPELVDDPDLADDDFDLCVIDLVGPTLAPADSSSLDAGRQDR; from the coding sequence ATGACACGCAGGACGACGCGAACTCGGCGCGTCGCGACGGCAGTCCCCCTCGCCCTCGTCTCGGCGGCCTGGACCACGCACCTGGCCAGCGCCGGACCGACCGGCGCCAGCGCCGCGGTCTCCTCGACCCCGTCGTCGACGACCGGCCAGCTGCCCGACGGCTCCGCGATGCCCGGCGCCCCGGTCGAGTACCCCGCCAGCCTCTCGCAGCCCGACTCGGCCACCGACGCCAGCGGCGAGGACTTCACCGGGGTGGTGCCCGCCGTCTCGACGGGTGAGATCCCCTCCGCGGCGCTCGCCGCCTACCAGCGCGCCGAGACCGTCATCAACGCCGCCGACCCCGGCTGCCGGCTCAGCTGGCAGCTCGTCGCCGCCGTCGGCCGTGTGGAGTCGAACCACGGCCGCTTCGGCGGCAGCGCGCTCGGCGCCGACGGCGTCGCGACGCCCGCGATCGTCGGCCTGCCCCTCAACGGCCGCAACGGCACGGCGCTGATCGCCGACACCGACGCCGGCCAGTACGACGGCGACCCCACCTTCGACCGGGCCGTCGGGCCGATGCAGTTCATCCCCTCGACCTGGGCCGTGGTCGGGGTCGACGCCGACAACGACGGCATCCGCGACCCGCAGGACATCGACGACGCGTCGCTGGCCGCCGCGGTCTACCTCTGCTCCGGCGCCGAGGACCTCTCGCAGACGCCGGGCCAGCGCGGCGCGGTCCTCCGCTACAACCACAGCAGCTCCTACGTCGACCTCGTGCTGTCGATCATGGACGACTACCTCGCCGGCAACTTCGGCACCGGCCCGTCGCCGTCGGTCTCGGCCGGCTACGTCGACACCTCGAGCACCGCGCCGGCCGTCGTCGGCCCGCCGCTGCCCGAGGGCACCCCGACCCTGAGCCTCGACGGCTTCGGCGACGACGACGACGTCCAGGCCGTGGGCGAGCTCGCGCCGCTCCCGACCGCCGTCGGCGAGCCGACTGACGTCGGCGGCGGCGCCGGCGAGCCGGCCACGCCCGAGGTCCCGACCGACCAGCCCGGCGAGGAGCCCACCGGCGAGCCGTCCACGCCGCCCACGGGTGAGCCGACCGGGGAGCCGACGGGCGAGCCCACCGGGGAGCCGACGGGCGAGCCGACCGGGGAGCCGACCGGGGAGCCGACCGACGGGCCGACCGAGCAGGTGCCCACCGAGGCGCCGCTGCCCGACCCGACTCCGCTGGAGCCGATGGCCTTCGAGGACGCGGTCGAGGTGTGCGCGCTCGACCCCGAGCTGGTCGACGACCCCGACCTGGCCGACGACGACTTCGACCTCTGCGTCATCGACCTCGTCGGACCGACCCTGGCCCCGGCCGACAGCAGCAGCCTCGACGCCGGTCGACAGGACCGCTGA
- the tpx gene encoding thiol peroxidase codes for MASTALGGNPVHTIGELPAVGSSAPAFALTASDFSEVTLAPGTRTVLNIFPSVDTGVCAASVRRFNELAAGLADTTVVCVSADLPFAQARFCGAEGIDQVTAASSFRSSFGTDYGVLLTDGGFAGLLARAVVVVGADGSVLHTELVPEIGTEPDYDAAVAALG; via the coding sequence ATGGCCTCTACTGCCCTCGGCGGCAACCCCGTCCACACCATCGGCGAGCTCCCCGCGGTCGGCTCCAGCGCCCCGGCGTTCGCCCTCACCGCCTCCGACTTCAGCGAGGTGACGCTGGCCCCGGGCACGCGCACCGTGCTCAACATCTTCCCCAGCGTCGACACCGGCGTCTGCGCGGCGAGCGTGCGCCGGTTCAACGAGCTCGCGGCCGGTCTCGCCGACACCACCGTCGTCTGCGTCTCGGCCGACCTGCCCTTCGCCCAGGCCCGCTTCTGCGGCGCCGAGGGCATCGACCAGGTCACCGCCGCCTCCTCGTTCCGGTCCTCGTTCGGCACCGACTACGGCGTCCTGCTCACCGACGGCGGGTTCGCGGGCCTCCTGGCCCGCGCCGTCGTGGTGGTCGGCGCCGACGGCTCCGTGCTCCACACCGAGCTGGTCCCCGAGATCGGCACCGAGCCCGACTACGACGCCGCCGTCGCCGCCCTCGGCTGA